The following coding sequences lie in one Spirochaetia bacterium 38H-sp genomic window:
- a CDS encoding PhoH family protein, which translates to MVTDASNGHSVVVSSGDVLSALCGPQDRNLVLFESLLGEPVRCRGNELIVFSNDEFKVDVFKRVVDELIYHIKRGHLPGRHFIESLFDSAFNGRELSILKNVSVAIPGSKSRVFPKSYSQAVYLEAVRRYPMVFSIGPAGTGKTFLAVAMALEELMARRIRKLVLTRPVVEAGERLGFLPGDLAQKINPYLKPLYDAIDALISPEAYQRLEEQRMVEIIPLAYMRGRSLDNSFIILDEAQNTTKEQMKMFLTRLGQNSRAVITGDVTQVDLPDVSRSGLVHAEKILSGIDEICFCYFSRDDVVRHPLVKKIIEAYEREV; encoded by the coding sequence ATGGTTACCGATGCGTCTAATGGTCATTCTGTTGTTGTTTCCAGTGGGGATGTTCTTTCTGCGCTTTGCGGTCCGCAGGATCGTAATCTTGTGCTCTTTGAATCCCTTCTGGGCGAGCCTGTGCGGTGCAGGGGAAACGAGCTTATTGTTTTTTCCAATGATGAGTTTAAGGTTGATGTTTTTAAGCGTGTTGTGGATGAGCTTATTTACCATATAAAACGCGGGCATTTGCCGGGTAGGCATTTTATTGAGTCTCTTTTTGATTCTGCTTTTAATGGCAGAGAGCTTTCTATTCTCAAAAATGTTTCTGTTGCTATTCCAGGCTCCAAGTCTAGGGTTTTCCCTAAGTCCTATTCTCAGGCTGTTTATCTTGAGGCTGTCAGGCGTTATCCTATGGTTTTTTCTATAGGACCTGCAGGTACGGGCAAAACTTTTCTTGCTGTTGCCATGGCTTTAGAGGAGCTTATGGCACGGCGCATAAGAAAACTGGTTTTGACAAGGCCTGTTGTTGAGGCGGGAGAGAGGCTGGGATTTTTACCAGGAGATCTTGCGCAGAAAATCAATCCGTATCTTAAACCTCTCTATGATGCCATAGATGCTCTTATTTCTCCTGAGGCTTATCAGAGACTTGAGGAGCAAAGAATGGTGGAGATTATCCCTCTCGCGTATATGAGGGGCAGGAGCCTGGATAACAGCTTTATTATTCTGGATGAGGCTCAGAATACCACAAAAGAACAGATGAAGATGTTCCTTACCAGGCTTGGGCAGAATTCTCGTGCTGTTATCACGGGTGATGTTACTCAGGTGGATTTGCCTGATGTTTCCCGCTCAGGATTGGTCCATGCGGAGAAAATTTTATCTGGTATAGATGAAATTTGTTTTTGTTATTTTTCCCGTGATGATGTTGTGCGTCATCCTCTTGTAAAGAAGATAATCGAGGCTTATGAAAGAGAAGTCTAG
- the ybeY gene encoding rRNA maturation RNase YbeY yields the protein MESDDSLKPDIVLVWQDMVPQKWGESLIAFVLSVLDRLNIEECSMSLVFSSDTFIRELNKTYRNKDYATDVLSFPSGNVEAPLSEPTTCIEGDLVISPFAVMRNAETFSVPPWEEMERVIVHGILHLAGMDHKTNEPVEDMLVLQEKILSCVREEFEFEIR from the coding sequence ATGGAAAGTGACGATTCTTTAAAGCCCGACATAGTTCTCGTCTGGCAGGATATGGTTCCACAGAAGTGGGGGGAGTCTCTTATAGCTTTTGTCCTCTCTGTTTTGGACCGTTTAAATATAGAAGAGTGCTCTATGTCCCTTGTGTTTTCTTCCGATACTTTTATAAGGGAACTCAATAAAACTTACAGAAATAAGGATTATGCAACGGATGTTCTGTCTTTTCCCTCTGGTAATGTAGAAGCGCCTCTTTCTGAGCCTACAACCTGTATTGAGGGGGACCTTGTAATATCTCCTTTTGCAGTTATGAGGAATGCTGAGACATTTTCTGTCCCTCCTTGGGAAGAAATGGAGAGGGTTATTGTTCATGGAATTTTGCATCTTGCAGGTATGGACCACAAAACCAATGAGCCTGTAGAAGATATGCTTGTCTTACAGGAAAAAATATTGTCCTGCGTTAGGGAGGAGTTTGAATTTGAAATCAGGTAG
- a CDS encoding tetratricopeptide repeat protein, which yields MGAKKATLLMLFILTIRVFSQNALSAPEFFSSAYAHYVKEDYYAAITDYKKAIEQNRFYADAYAGLADCYVALRDYKTALFYASKARDINPFSVPFLLLNARIMMLLGKLDEAASLIEKVKRLEPKNPEALLAEAELSIAKGDFSYALMRYQDALRIFPEHRGVLASLAILYDYSGDYESAKKYLDAALRLYPLDVDIYLLAAEYAAKRKDWKNLEDHARDALSIDNKSQQALVFLATAQIARKNYDDAIKTISELIGMSPDSPSTWYLDAMAKAKKGDKKSAIRSLSRLVEIKPDDELARFYLEMLATESLDIKDELRKRLADYHFSSAKAYKEKFLSDKAFMQYRYGLRLFPVDIDANLDFAVMLRERGFLNRYADRLNFLLSLGYSKEVADLKEVADITLSDDVSSRWSSDIFTIEPPSVSVFVALSENSIFTTHPFAGPAVMDALSFTCQQDRRINLIADNAIYYDWEKAFESARAQGVAFFALIEANETERFFSLAYKLYHAQSGRLVAQFDIRKSGNDRVFSAVTRLGEELIGALPFYATIAERKFDKVLINAGASSGLEVDTEFIVLDPEKVTIDPASGKYNYKESDILGTVKITALSDIVSEGQLTISSIFDMVNKGDMLIAKPVSEQGQEKKAAVLSEDSGTVLDKIISFLAGK from the coding sequence GTGGGGGCAAAAAAGGCCACATTATTGATGCTATTTATTCTTACCATAAGAGTTTTTTCTCAGAATGCTTTGTCTGCCCCCGAGTTTTTTTCTTCTGCGTATGCTCACTATGTAAAAGAAGATTATTATGCGGCTATAACAGATTATAAGAAGGCAATAGAGCAGAATCGTTTTTATGCGGATGCTTATGCGGGTCTTGCTGACTGCTATGTTGCTTTAAGAGACTATAAAACAGCATTGTTCTATGCTTCTAAAGCACGGGATATAAATCCTTTTTCGGTTCCGTTTCTTCTGCTTAATGCGCGTATCATGATGCTTTTAGGGAAGCTTGATGAGGCGGCTTCTCTTATAGAGAAGGTCAAGCGTCTTGAACCCAAGAATCCAGAGGCACTTCTTGCAGAAGCTGAGCTCTCGATAGCAAAGGGGGATTTTTCTTATGCTCTCATGCGTTATCAGGATGCTTTGAGAATATTCCCTGAGCATAGGGGGGTTCTTGCATCGCTTGCAATACTATATGATTATAGCGGAGATTACGAGAGTGCAAAAAAATATCTTGATGCAGCGCTCCGATTATATCCTCTTGATGTGGATATATATCTTCTTGCGGCAGAGTATGCAGCTAAGAGAAAAGACTGGAAGAATCTGGAAGATCATGCAAGAGATGCTCTAAGCATAGATAACAAGTCTCAGCAAGCTCTTGTCTTTCTTGCAACCGCGCAGATTGCGAGAAAAAACTATGATGATGCAATTAAGACTATCTCCGAGCTTATAGGGATGTCTCCGGACAGCCCATCAACATGGTATCTTGATGCAATGGCAAAGGCAAAAAAAGGAGATAAAAAATCTGCAATAAGGTCGTTGTCAAGGCTTGTTGAGATAAAACCTGATGATGAGCTTGCAAGGTTCTATCTTGAGATGCTTGCAACAGAGAGCCTTGATATAAAAGATGAGCTTAGAAAACGCCTTGCAGATTATCATTTTTCTTCTGCAAAAGCCTATAAAGAAAAATTTCTTAGCGATAAGGCTTTTATGCAATATAGATACGGACTTAGACTTTTTCCTGTTGATATAGATGCTAACCTTGATTTTGCTGTTATGCTCCGAGAAAGGGGATTTTTAAACCGTTATGCTGACAGACTTAATTTTCTTCTGTCGTTAGGATACAGCAAAGAGGTTGCAGACCTAAAGGAGGTAGCAGATATAACGTTGTCCGACGATGTTTCCTCCCGTTGGAGCAGTGATATATTTACTATAGAGCCGCCCTCTGTTTCTGTTTTTGTTGCACTATCGGAAAACTCTATCTTTACCACACATCCCTTTGCAGGTCCAGCTGTTATGGATGCCCTTTCTTTTACCTGTCAGCAGGATAGACGCATCAATCTTATCGCTGATAATGCAATATATTACGATTGGGAAAAAGCTTTTGAGTCAGCCCGCGCACAAGGTGTAGCTTTCTTTGCGCTTATAGAAGCTAATGAAACAGAGCGTTTTTTTTCTCTTGCCTATAAACTCTACCATGCACAAAGTGGACGTCTTGTAGCACAGTTTGACATAAGAAAATCTGGAAACGACCGTGTCTTTTCTGCCGTAACTCGGCTTGGAGAAGAGCTCATAGGTGCATTGCCGTTTTATGCAACAATCGCTGAGAGAAAATTTGACAAAGTGCTCATCAATGCTGGAGCGTCAAGCGGCCTCGAAGTCGATACTGAGTTTATAGTTCTTGACCCCGAGAAGGTTACAATAGATCCTGCAAGCGGCAAGTACAATTACAAAGAGAGCGATATTCTTGGTACAGTAAAAATCACTGCATTAAGTGATATAGTCTCAGAGGGGCAGCTTACGATTTCCTCCATATTTGATATGGTTAACAAAGGCGATATGCTGATCGCAAAACCTGTTTCTGAGCAAGGGCAGGAGAAAAAAGCTGCTGTGCTCTCGGAGGATTCTGGAACAGTTCTTGATAAGATAATATCTTTTCTTGCAGGAAAATAA
- the nusB gene encoding transcription antitermination factor NusB, producing the protein MGLRRKGRILAFQALYAWDASNTDVDILFTFPWADKKPPAEACDFARLIVSGTIENIDDIDDMIADHLEKWDFDRIAFADRAILRMSVYQLMFLKDIPPRVVIDEALEIAKEFSGKDSYRFVNGILDALVKEINRE; encoded by the coding sequence ATGGGGTTGCGGAGAAAAGGCAGAATACTTGCTTTTCAGGCTTTGTATGCTTGGGATGCATCCAATACTGATGTGGATATTCTTTTTACGTTTCCGTGGGCGGATAAAAAACCGCCTGCGGAGGCTTGTGATTTTGCACGGCTTATTGTTTCCGGCACGATTGAAAACATAGATGATATTGACGATATGATAGCCGATCATCTTGAAAAATGGGATTTTGATAGAATCGCTTTTGCTGACAGAGCAATCCTCCGGATGAGTGTGTATCAGCTTATGTTTCTTAAAGATATTCCTCCGCGTGTCGTAATAGATGAGGCTCTTGAGATAGCTAAGGAGTTCTCAGGAAAGGATTCTTACAGATTTGTCAATGGTATACTGGATGCACTTGTAAAGGAAATCAATAGGGAATGA
- a CDS encoding DnaJ domain-containing protein: MAAIFLNGREMFESYYELLGIEQDASLSDIKKAFRRKAKDMHPDTMSNPTDDDLDAMRRLLMAYEVLSDPYKREEYDRHLAVFRRKKTYVFDYREFLQNRRDDLESQAKLVFFDLLHDRDDDAIGLYESLRMDGFSVEAYLDREDAMDCLFLIAEAYEKRAEPAEAVNHLLRLSAMEKQKPYFRHFFDEVILRLKKMLITQSDMDIELAMMYIEELLSLGCLSDRDEFLFCKRMADFAIKTDNTAVARYYLKRASALNGNLSGFSRLQRKLLQEEPA; encoded by the coding sequence GTGGCAGCAATATTTCTTAATGGTAGAGAGATGTTTGAAAGTTATTATGAACTTCTTGGAATAGAACAGGATGCTTCTCTGTCAGATATAAAGAAAGCTTTTAGACGCAAAGCAAAGGATATGCACCCAGATACCATGTCCAACCCTACGGATGATGACCTGGATGCTATGCGCAGGCTTCTTATGGCTTATGAGGTGCTCTCAGACCCTTACAAGCGTGAGGAGTATGACAGGCATCTTGCTGTTTTTAGAAGAAAGAAGACTTATGTTTTTGATTACCGTGAGTTTTTACAGAATCGTCGGGATGATCTGGAGAGTCAGGCTAAGCTGGTTTTCTTTGACCTTTTGCATGATAGAGATGATGATGCTATAGGTCTTTATGAATCTTTGAGAATGGATGGGTTTTCCGTTGAGGCATATCTGGACAGGGAAGATGCCATGGACTGCCTTTTTCTTATAGCTGAGGCTTATGAGAAAAGAGCAGAGCCGGCCGAGGCTGTCAACCATCTACTCCGCCTTTCTGCTATGGAGAAGCAGAAGCCTTATTTTAGACATTTTTTTGATGAGGTTATTTTGAGACTAAAGAAGATGCTTATAACTCAGTCTGATATGGATATTGAACTTGCTATGATGTATATTGAAGAGCTCTTGTCTCTGGGTTGTCTTTCCGACAGGGATGAGTTTTTGTTTTGTAAGCGTATGGCAGATTTTGCCATAAAGACTGATAATACGGCGGTTGCACGTTATTATCTTAAACGGGCTTCTGCTTTAAACGGTAATCTTTCGGGTTTTTCGAGATTACAGAGAAAGTTATTACAGGAGGAACCGGCATGA
- a CDS encoding HDIG domain-containing metalloprotein, with amino-acid sequence MKEKSSPFYFYFIFSFFKKHARELFFVFLYFVLVLVQLGGLRIVKILDRPSYDSFEAGKVADRDVVLDRDVSVLDREATDLKLSATDKLVPPVFVEDKTVTDELRTRYNALRAVFESIPSMSFDAAFLKMQTALPRLFSEEEFKPVFSASTKAGWLKAVDVLVNRVLNSGYLNLPADRDSMGYSGVLELRASDGDAKTVAFSDMLTIENIDEYLISLAKRYSLGDMGLEGLRIVASRFLQPTVFFDASLTSQKKDSVLKSVEPVVKEFKKGDVIVRKGFVLSQKQVDTLRLLETASALPQNHSFFWESLFLVFVGFSAYLLIFSGFGTGLKCEDSYIYLLYILVLIVLVITFLAYSFFSDSVSNIGFFIPLSIMGFFMSVFFDREAGLRLVLASSLFFLPVMDFEMVSFLFILFCGLFSFILVNNVRSRIDLLKATLYVILSVIPLAAIMLIISSGGDSVLNSLFLASANIFFSGMLVVMILPVAEHVLNAPTRFRLLELSDINTPVLKRMLSAAPGTYSHSLMVAQLSEAACEAIGANGLLARVGAYYHDIGKIEQPEYFVENQTKSNKHDDLNPSLSSAVIKAHARRGVEMALKMGFPRAVVDIIAQHHGDAVIRFFYEEAKKNGSSVLEEDFSYSGDRPASKEAAVVMLADTVEAGVRALAKPSLPALEKRVHSLIMEKMKSGQLDNSPLTMKDIATIEKVFVRFLAANYHKRIEYPDGK; translated from the coding sequence ATGAAAGAGAAGTCTAGTCCTTTTTATTTTTATTTTATTTTTTCTTTTTTTAAAAAGCATGCACGAGAGCTTTTTTTTGTGTTTTTATATTTTGTGCTTGTTCTTGTTCAGTTGGGTGGTCTACGGATTGTTAAGATTCTTGACAGGCCATCTTATGATAGCTTTGAGGCTGGTAAGGTCGCGGATAGGGATGTTGTTCTTGATAGGGATGTATCTGTCTTGGACAGGGAGGCAACTGATCTTAAGCTCAGTGCCACGGACAAGCTTGTTCCTCCTGTTTTTGTGGAAGACAAGACAGTAACCGACGAGTTGCGTACACGATACAATGCTTTGCGTGCTGTTTTTGAGTCTATTCCTTCTATGAGTTTTGATGCGGCTTTTTTAAAAATGCAGACTGCTCTTCCCAGGCTTTTTTCTGAGGAAGAATTTAAGCCTGTTTTTTCTGCTTCTACAAAGGCCGGATGGCTTAAGGCTGTTGATGTGCTTGTAAATAGAGTTCTTAATAGTGGTTATCTAAATCTGCCTGCGGATAGGGACAGCATGGGTTACTCTGGTGTTCTGGAACTCAGAGCCAGTGATGGCGATGCAAAAACCGTAGCGTTTTCCGATATGCTTACAATAGAAAACATAGATGAGTATCTTATTTCTCTTGCAAAAAGATATTCTCTTGGTGATATGGGGCTGGAAGGTCTCAGGATTGTTGCTTCCAGGTTTCTCCAGCCTACTGTTTTTTTTGATGCCTCTCTTACCTCTCAGAAAAAGGATTCTGTCTTAAAATCTGTAGAGCCTGTTGTTAAGGAGTTTAAAAAAGGAGATGTGATTGTCAGAAAGGGGTTTGTTCTTTCTCAGAAACAGGTGGATACTCTGAGACTTCTTGAGACTGCTTCCGCCCTTCCTCAGAATCATAGTTTTTTCTGGGAATCTCTGTTCCTTGTTTTTGTTGGGTTTTCTGCTTATCTACTTATTTTTTCCGGTTTTGGTACCGGCCTTAAGTGTGAGGATTCTTATATTTATCTTCTATATATATTGGTTTTGATTGTTCTTGTCATTACATTTTTGGCTTATAGTTTCTTTTCAGATTCTGTTTCCAATATTGGTTTCTTTATTCCTCTTTCTATAATGGGATTTTTTATGTCTGTTTTCTTTGACAGGGAAGCTGGATTAAGATTGGTTTTAGCTTCTTCTCTGTTCTTTCTTCCTGTTATGGATTTTGAAATGGTTTCTTTTCTTTTTATCCTTTTTTGCGGTCTTTTTTCTTTTATTCTTGTAAACAATGTTCGTTCCCGCATAGATCTCCTCAAGGCTACCCTTTATGTTATTCTATCTGTTATTCCTCTTGCTGCTATTATGCTTATTATTTCATCTGGCGGAGATTCTGTACTTAATTCTCTTTTCCTTGCTTCCGCCAATATATTTTTTTCTGGTATGCTTGTTGTTATGATTTTGCCTGTTGCAGAACACGTGTTAAATGCGCCTACAAGGTTTAGACTTCTTGAGCTTTCTGATATCAATACGCCTGTTCTTAAGCGTATGTTGAGTGCAGCTCCTGGCACATACAGCCATAGTCTTATGGTTGCCCAGCTTTCTGAGGCTGCATGTGAAGCAATAGGTGCTAATGGCCTCCTTGCTAGGGTAGGTGCCTATTATCACGATATAGGAAAGATAGAACAGCCGGAATACTTTGTAGAAAACCAGACAAAATCCAATAAGCACGATGATCTTAATCCCTCTCTTTCCAGTGCGGTGATAAAGGCGCATGCCAGACGCGGGGTTGAGATGGCTCTTAAGATGGGTTTCCCTCGTGCTGTTGTGGATATAATAGCTCAGCATCATGGTGATGCTGTTATCCGTTTTTTTTACGAAGAAGCAAAAAAAAATGGCAGCTCTGTACTGGAGGAGGATTTTTCGTATTCCGGGGACAGGCCGGCATCAAAAGAAGCCGCAGTGGTAATGCTTGCCGATACGGTGGAAGCAGGTGTACGGGCTTTGGCAAAGCCATCTTTGCCGGCTTTGGAAAAACGTGTACACTCTCTCATTATGGAAAAGATGAAATCCGGTCAGCTTGATAATTCTCCTCTGACTATGAAGGATATTGCGACTATAGAAAAAGTATTTGTAAGATTTCTTGCTGCCAATTATCATAAGAGGATAGAGTATCCGGATGGAAAGTGA
- a CDS encoding DUF2269 family protein → MNTRIVLFVALGFMGLMIFAAILFPDFLENIMLTPAYYNHILFLHVLTVMLFFVNAVVGIFWEARSLSSKNKEVIVHTYKTVTWLDAHFSSPMIILAVSSGILLGYGNGGIWSSGWLSLSFLLFIFSGLVWIVSDIPSQYKIRDGLERLSSSIADIPPDFMNLLKRRLFISLSGVLPLFIVFVLMIYKPDFPSVMDWF, encoded by the coding sequence ATGAATACTAGGATAGTGTTGTTTGTAGCTTTGGGTTTTATGGGACTTATGATTTTTGCAGCTATTCTTTTTCCAGATTTTCTTGAGAATATAATGCTTACTCCTGCATATTATAATCATATTCTTTTTTTACATGTTCTTACAGTCATGCTTTTTTTTGTCAATGCTGTTGTGGGTATCTTTTGGGAAGCGAGAAGCCTTTCTTCCAAAAATAAAGAAGTAATTGTGCATACTTATAAAACTGTTACTTGGCTGGATGCGCATTTTTCTTCTCCAATGATAATTCTTGCCGTAAGTTCAGGTATTCTTCTTGGCTATGGTAATGGAGGTATATGGAGTTCTGGCTGGCTTTCTCTTTCTTTTTTACTTTTTATTTTTTCTGGTCTTGTATGGATTGTGAGCGATATTCCTTCCCAATATAAGATAAGGGACGGTCTAGAGAGACTTTCTTCTTCTATCGCTGATATTCCTCCTGATTTTATGAATCTTCTTAAAAGGAGGCTCTTTATTTCTCTTTCTGGCGTGTTGCCTCTTTTTATTGTCTTTGTGCTTATGATTTACAAGCCTGATTTTCCTTCTGTTATGGATTGGTTTTGA
- a CDS encoding homoserine O-acetyltransferase: MAREKRRYDDNKGIGLVSPEDFTFGNNGDGLILQSGKVLAPVNIRYETYGELNKDKSNAILILHAFSGDAHVAGFHNPDDSSPGWWDSMVGPGKAFDTNKYFIICSNVIGGCQGSTGPSSLNPETGKPYAMDFPVITIDDMVNAQVRLIDYLGIDRLLAVAGGSMGGMQALEWATAHSERVQSALVLASTSRLTAQGIAFDAVGRNAIMSDPNWNNGNYYGRAVPSRGLAIARMIGHITYLSDESMHKKFGRRLQNKENYEYDFNDQFSVESYLEYQGDKFVERFDANTYIYLTKAMDYFDLSEKYGSLTYAFKKTNARFLVVSFSTDWLYPPYQSKEIVFALMKNSKDVTYVNINCPYGHDSFLLETERQTPLIASFLESVYRSIR, encoded by the coding sequence ATGGCTAGAGAAAAAAGAAGATACGATGACAATAAAGGAATAGGTCTTGTAAGTCCTGAGGATTTTACCTTTGGGAATAACGGTGACGGACTCATTTTGCAGAGCGGGAAGGTTCTTGCACCGGTCAATATACGATACGAGACATACGGAGAGTTAAATAAAGATAAAAGCAATGCAATCCTAATTTTGCATGCTTTCTCAGGAGATGCACATGTGGCCGGTTTTCATAATCCAGATGACAGCTCTCCGGGATGGTGGGACAGCATGGTGGGTCCTGGAAAGGCTTTTGATACCAATAAGTATTTTATCATTTGCTCCAATGTGATAGGTGGGTGCCAAGGGTCAACAGGCCCATCTTCTCTCAATCCAGAGACAGGAAAACCCTATGCCATGGATTTTCCTGTTATAACCATAGATGATATGGTTAATGCTCAGGTAAGGCTGATAGATTACCTGGGAATCGACCGTCTTCTTGCAGTTGCAGGGGGTTCAATGGGAGGAATGCAGGCACTGGAGTGGGCAACAGCTCACAGTGAGAGAGTACAGTCCGCTCTTGTGCTTGCATCTACCTCAAGGCTCACAGCACAAGGCATAGCTTTTGATGCAGTGGGAAGAAATGCCATAATGTCCGATCCCAACTGGAACAATGGAAACTATTATGGCAGAGCTGTTCCTTCAAGAGGGTTGGCTATTGCAAGAATGATAGGGCATATAACATATCTTTCGGACGAATCAATGCACAAGAAGTTTGGCAGAAGATTACAAAATAAAGAAAACTACGAATATGATTTTAACGACCAATTTAGCGTGGAAAGCTACCTAGAATACCAAGGAGACAAGTTTGTAGAAAGATTTGATGCAAATACATACATATATCTTACCAAAGCAATGGATTATTTTGACCTGAGCGAAAAATACGGGAGTCTGACTTATGCATTTAAAAAAACAAACGCTAGGTTTCTTGTCGTATCTTTTAGCACGGACTGGCTGTATCCTCCTTATCAGTCCAAGGAGATTGTCTTTGCGCTTATGAAAAATTCCAAGGACGTTACTTATGTCAATATCAATTGTCCTTACGGGCATGATTCTTTCTTACTTGAGACAGAGAGGCAGACTCCACTTATAGCTTCTTTTCTGGAAAGTGTATACAGGAGTATAAGATGA
- a CDS encoding peptidylprolyl isomerase — protein MKYAKVIAFLLVSASILSAQVLDAPVARIKLYKTEVVTQKQFKEDVELLESQLKRKLSLDEKKKMLDARIGEVLIAQAAENAYVTVSDDDVKKAVDSYKAQLGANIPDEQFKQLIAQQLGMSWDEFVSKIRRQLISEKYIMQVKGQQINSVDMPTNDEINTMYNQNIQKFTVPESIEYSHIFIDTRGLSDEAKKKAYNRAVDIKKEIGNSVKKFEDSVEKYSDDQNSRYNKGNVGTLFRTDAQRINLLGQSFFDKVFSIKVNTVSDVIESEVGYHIVVVKTHSDPKLLGLNDVIPGSGQKVYDNVKNAIILQRKQAAYKKAIEDLVKELRDKATVSVYDNNLNW, from the coding sequence ATGAAATATGCAAAGGTTATTGCTTTTTTACTAGTTTCCGCTTCTATTTTGTCAGCACAGGTCCTTGATGCTCCAGTAGCACGGATTAAGCTGTATAAGACAGAGGTTGTAACTCAGAAACAGTTTAAAGAGGATGTTGAACTTCTTGAGTCACAGCTTAAGAGAAAGTTGAGTCTTGATGAAAAGAAAAAGATGCTTGATGCAAGGATTGGTGAGGTTCTCATTGCTCAGGCTGCGGAGAATGCTTATGTTACGGTAAGTGACGATGATGTTAAGAAAGCTGTAGATTCCTATAAGGCTCAGCTTGGAGCTAATATCCCAGACGAGCAGTTTAAACAACTTATTGCACAGCAGCTGGGTATGAGTTGGGATGAATTTGTTTCCAAGATAAGGAGACAGCTTATATCCGAGAAGTATATTATGCAGGTTAAGGGACAGCAGATAAACTCTGTTGATATGCCTACAAATGATGAGATAAATACTATGTATAACCAGAATATTCAGAAATTTACTGTTCCGGAAAGCATAGAATATTCTCATATTTTTATTGATACAAGGGGACTATCCGATGAGGCGAAAAAGAAGGCTTATAACAGAGCTGTCGATATCAAAAAAGAAATAGGAAACAGTGTTAAAAAATTTGAAGACTCTGTAGAGAAGTATTCTGATGATCAAAATTCTCGTTATAACAAGGGTAATGTGGGAACTTTGTTTCGCACCGATGCACAGAGAATAAATCTTCTGGGGCAGAGCTTTTTTGATAAGGTTTTCTCTATCAAGGTCAATACTGTGAGCGATGTGATAGAGTCTGAAGTAGGATATCATATAGTAGTTGTGAAAACTCACAGTGATCCCAAGCTGCTTGGACTGAATGATGTTATACCTGGTTCTGGGCAAAAAGTGTACGATAATGTAAAAAATGCAATTATCTTGCAGAGAAAGCAGGCTGCATATAAGAAAGCCATAGAGGACCTTGTAAAGGAACTCAGGGATAAGGCCACTGTATCTGTGTACGATAATAATCTTAACTGGTAG
- a CDS encoding hemolysin family protein, whose protein sequence is MKSGSKHSFWPFFKKKYSATMENTEAEKQKQDMIKGIEELSETTVKEVMVPRIDVVFIDLSTPLDEILEVLADCGHSRVPVFENTIDNVVGILYVKDVLRMLVKKQDIDLKKIIRAPYFIPDSKRLDALLREMKKKRVHIAIAVDEYGGVSGIVCLEDIIEEIVGDILDEFDNEEEEFVELDSRTFLCDGRINLEELEDAIGIEIDSPDIDTLGGFVFELLGKIPVRYEKVEYNGIIFIVQDVEGHKIKRVKIVLPEDYKKGERVSDKE, encoded by the coding sequence TTGAAATCAGGTAGTAAACATTCTTTTTGGCCTTTTTTTAAGAAAAAGTATTCCGCTACAATGGAAAATACGGAAGCGGAAAAGCAGAAACAGGATATGATAAAGGGTATTGAGGAGCTGTCTGAAACGACTGTAAAAGAGGTGATGGTTCCCAGGATAGATGTTGTGTTTATAGATCTTTCTACTCCCCTGGATGAAATCTTGGAGGTCCTTGCGGATTGTGGGCATTCGCGCGTTCCTGTATTTGAAAACACAATAGATAATGTGGTTGGTATCCTGTATGTTAAAGATGTCCTGAGAATGCTTGTAAAAAAACAGGATATAGATCTCAAGAAAATCATAAGAGCTCCATATTTTATACCGGACAGTAAGAGGCTTGATGCTCTTTTGCGCGAGATGAAGAAAAAACGGGTTCATATTGCTATTGCTGTGGATGAGTACGGTGGAGTCTCCGGTATAGTGTGTCTTGAGGACATAATTGAGGAAATAGTAGGAGATATATTGGATGAGTTTGATAATGAGGAGGAAGAGTTTGTAGAGCTTGATAGCAGAACCTTCCTCTGTGATGGAAGAATCAATCTGGAAGAGTTGGAGGATGCAATTGGTATTGAGATTGACAGCCCTGACATAGATACTCTTGGCGGTTTTGTTTTTGAACTTTTGGGGAAGATACCGGTAAGGTATGAGAAGGTAGAATATAATGGTATAATATTTATTGTACAGGATGTAGAAGGCCATAAGATAAAAAGGGTCAAAATTGTTCTGCCGGAAGATTATAAGAAAGGCGAGAGAGTTTCCGATAAGGAGTGA